The Coregonus clupeaformis isolate EN_2021a chromosome 3, ASM2061545v1, whole genome shotgun sequence genome includes a region encoding these proteins:
- the adad1 gene encoding adenosine deaminase domain-containing protein 1 — protein sequence MAWTRGGSFRGSRGASFAQILKKNICAPPGLTVAYVSPAVSEVNNLLDPACNTNCGGIRSKSIPQELIDRYKRGETQAVSALYQLSQVLQFQVELKETVTTGNIPGFYFAFCVVVDGVKYKTGMGINKKEARARAAQLALEDLLPTLDGDSLLPEALDGPPPLPVKESQTIGSEIHPGRAIYERKNPINEHVPQAVRELLSKLMDSYPEFSACRSTVAAFITQSPSGCEVVAIGTGNYNTKESATPNGRVLHDSHAVVTARRSLMRYLYRHLLLFFSKNRSLEEKSMFQQDENTKLLSLKSDITLHLYMNQMPKGAAQIPSNLRLNPLSISAWEVNNQISLHVTVEGKVFSVFSHTFDQATSRVVSMSASDKITQWQVLGFQGALLSHFTEPIYVSSILVGDVSCGDVRGMEIAVNQRVDGITPRLPMYYCVYRPHISLVSTACPEGGANTNSQWSHGINWSQGDVSLEVVDGLEGKTVEASPFKSGPALASRLCKAAMLSRFNLVAKEASRRDLLATVSYREAKMMAKPYQEAKSVLRSYLAQQGYGSWVAKPPVSDHFSM from the exons ATGGCTTGGACTCGAGGTGGATCATTTCGTGGTTCCAGGGGTGCCAGCTTTGCCCAAATcctcaagaaaaatatttgtgcCCCACCTGGATTGACAGTGGCATATGTGTCTCCAGCTGTCTCAGAAGTTAACAACCTCCTTGACCCGGCATGCAACACCAATT GTGGTGGCATCAGATCAAAAAGCATTCCCCAAGAGTTGATTGACCGGTACAAGCGGGGTGAGACCCAGGCAGTGTCAGCTCTGTACCAGCTCTCTCAGGTTCTACAGTTCCAGGTTGAGTTAAAGGAAACGGTAACCACAG GTAACATCCCAGGTTTCTACTTTGCCTTCTGTGTCGTGGTTGACGGGGTGAAGTACAAGACTGGGATGGGGATCAATAAGAAGGAGGCCAGGGCCAGAGCAGCCCAGCTGGCCCTTGAGGACCTGCTGCCCACCTTGGATGGAGATTCTCTGCTTCCAGAGGCATTGG ATGGCCCTCCTCCCTTGCCAGTGAAAGAGAGTCAGACTATAGGCTCAGAGATCCATCCTGGAAGAGCCATTTATG AGCGTAAGAACCCCATCAACGAGCATGTTCCCCAGGCAGTGAGAGAGCTGCTGAGTAAGCTGATGGACAGCTACCCTGAGTTCTCTGCCTGCAGGAGCACAGTGGCAGCATTTATCACTCAGTCAC CCAGTGGATGTGAAGTGGTGGCCATTGGAACAGGGAATTACAACACTAAGGAGAGCGCTACACCAAATGGACGGGTTCTCCACGACTCCCATGCAGTTGTAACAGCAAGGAGATCACTGATGCG TTATCTGTACAGGCACCTGTTGCTGTTCTTCAGTAAGAATCGCAGCCTTGAGGAGAAGTCCATGTTCCAGCAGGACGAGAACACCAAGCTGCTCAGTCTGAAGAGCGACATCACGCTCCACCTGTACATGAACCAGATGCCCAAAGGAGCCGCCCAGATCCCCTCCAATCT GCGCCTGAATCCGCTCTCCATCTCAGCCTGGGAGGTGAACAATCAGATCAGCCTGCACGTGACGGTGGAGGGCAAGGTGTTCTCAGTCTTCTCCCACACCTTCGACCAGGCCACCTCCCGGGTGGTCAGCATGTCGGCCAGTGACAAGATCACCCAGTGGCAGGTGCTGGGTTTCCAGGGAGCCCTGCTCAGTCACTTCACTGAGCCCATCTACGTCAGCAGCATCCTCGTAG GCGACGTGAGCTGCGGTGACGTGCGGGGTATGGAGATTGCGGTGAACCAGCGCGTGGACGGCATCACCCCCCGCCTACCCATGTACTACTGTGTGTACCGGCCCCACATCAGCCTGGTGTCCACCGCGTGCCCTGAGGGTGGCGCCAACACCAACTCCCAGTGGAGCCACGGCATCAACTGGAGCCAGGGGGATGTCTCCCTGGAGGTGGTGGATGGCCTGGAGGGCAAGACGGTGGAGGC GTCTCCATTTAAGAGCGGCCCTGCCCTGGCCAGCCGCCTGTGTAAAGCAGCCATGCTGAGTCGCTTCAACCTGGTGGCCAAGGAGGCCTCAAGACGGGACCTGCTGGCTACAGTCTCCTACAGAGAGGCCAAG ATGATGGCCAAGCCCTACCAGGAGGCCAAGAGTGTGCTGAGGTCCTACCTAGCACAGCAGGGCTACGGCTCCTGGGTGGCGAAGCCTCCAGTGAGTGATCACTTCAGCATGTGA